A window of the Aspergillus flavus chromosome 6, complete sequence genome harbors these coding sequences:
- a CDS encoding putative 60S ribosomal protein L20 (unnamed protein product) has translation MATCLTAPKRPFLALPSFVPSSCPSITLQTRRHQSSYRRTKQRLRVKPDASFGVSSTQFHDQIIHNPPSSAPSVYHTPTKFLPLDDVRRTLRGASMNNGNSAQLPSVFKTSVEKRYHLNPSDIEEIRRLRLSDPMTWSRWKLAKRFDCSPMFIAMVCEAGPQKKEIQKQVLEAVQSRWGTKRRMAREDRQLRKESWGRDE, from the coding sequence atggcaaCTTGTCTTACTGCCCCCAAACGGCCGTTTCTAGCCCTGCCGTCATTTGTTCCGTCTTCGTGTCCGTCGATCACTTTGCAAACACGCCGGCATCAATCCTCGTATAGGCGGACGAAACAACGCCTACGTGTCAAACCAGATGCGTCGTTTGGTGTTTCGTCCACCCAATTTCATGATCAAATCATTCACAACCCGCCTTCGAGCGCCCCCTCGGTATACCATACACCCACGAAATTCCTCCCTCTCGATGATGTTCGGAGAACCCTTCGTGGCGCTTCCATGAACAATGGAAATTCTGCTCAACTACCCTCTGTTTTCAAAACATCCGTGGAGAAGAGATATCATTTGAATCCTTCAGACATAGAGGAGATCCGCAGACTGCGATTAAGCGACCCGATGACTTGGAGCCGTTGGAAACTGGCTAAGCGCTTTGACTGCTCTCCAATGTTCATTGCTATGGTATGTGAAGCTGGCccacaaaagaaagaaatacaGAAACAAGTCTTGGAAGCGGTACAATCAAGATGGGGTACAAAACGTCGGATGGCCAGAGAAGACCGACAATTGCGAAAAGAATCCTGGGGAAGAGATGAATGA
- a CDS encoding putative cystathionine gamma-synthase has protein sequence MLQDIGGPVPPNTDHAVSVSLPTWKANVGYEEGEPWVMSKMQCGYPRFFVHPTIQELAKEIVQCYGNPNTESAMLFPSAKTAHICRSFILSKSSADDSHSVRVVDFVPSPRTKAESANVTSFLSSVIYPKELGSIAKQVWQHTGNGVSSRRGEFCHSALRDGFLVEKQSTMTETVAQRICKGPRRYQGKDTVNGSFRAGGIHPSPTDSPMVTDGVRDGREHIQFIEERFGRNLNTSLADQAKRAVRRRIAGVLKADVELIEALKKTSGEGRVAGLTESDVFLFPTGMSSIFNSHQMLLAARGAMKSICFGFPYIDTLKTLEKWGPGCLFYGNGSSEDIDDLEARLDSGEKFLAVFTEFPGNPLLKSPDLKRIRSLSDKYDFAVVVDETVGNFLNINVLPYADIVVSSLTKIFSGDSNVMGGSAVLNPHGRYYSSLKDTFARDYEDNLWAEDAIFLERNSRDFVSRIEKINSTTEEITEMLKGSSLGMLKNVFYPKCNPSRPLYEAFRHSNGGYGGLFSVTFYSTAQAVAFFDHLEVLKGPSLGTNFTLSSPYTLLAHYGELGWASSFGVEFDLVRISVGLEDVSDLRYRFQRALEAVAKVKT, from the exons ATGCTTCAGGACATCGGGGGCCCTGTACCTCCTAATACTGACCAT GCAGTCAGTGTATCGCTTCCAACATGGAAAGCAAATGTCGGTtatgaagaaggagagcCGTGGGTTATGAGTAAGATGCAATGCGGTTATCCTCGATTCTTCGTGCACCCGACGATTCAAGAACTTGCGAAAGAGATCGTGCAATGCTACGGAAATCCCAACACAGAGTCTGCCATGTTGTTTCCTTCCGCCAAAACTGCGCATATTTGTCGTTCATTTATCTTGTCAAAATCATCTGCAGACGACTCGCATAGCGTGCGGGTTGTAGATTTTGTCCCTTCTCCACGTACAAAAGCCGAGTCAGCAAACGTCACTTCGTTTTTGTCAAGTGTGATATATCCAAAAGAACTTGGATCAATCGCGAAGCAAGTATGGCAGCATACGGGCAACGGTGTATCAAGCCGTCGAGGTGAATTTTGTCACAGTGCATTGAGGGACGGGTTCCTTGTGGAAAAGCAATCCACTATGACAGAAACTGTAGCCCAGCGGATATGTAAAGGTCCGCGAAGATACCAGGGAAAAGACACGGTAAATGGTTCTTTTCGGGCAGGTGGGATACATCCCTCACCGACAGACTCGCCGATGGTCACGGACGGTGTACGGGATGGGCGAGAACATATCCAATTTATCGAGGAGCGTTTTGGCCGGAATTTGAACACCTCCCTAGCAGACCAAGCAAAAAGAGCTGTGCGCAGACGTATAGCAGGTGTCCTAAAAGCGGATGTGGAATTGATTGAGGCCCTCAAAAAGACGTCTGGGGAGGGAAGAGTAGCAGGGTTAACAGAATCTGATGTGTTCCTTTTCCCCACTGGTATGAGCTCGATTTTCAACTCCCATCAGATGTTGTTAGCCGCTAGGGGAGCCATGAAAAGCATATGTTTTGGTTTTCCTTACATTGACACGCTGAAAACTCTTGAGAAATGGGGGCCCGGTTGTTTATTCTATGGAAATGGCTCGTCCGAGGACATAGACGACTTAGAGGCGCGGTTAGACTCTGGGGAAAAATTCCTCGCAGTCTTCACCGAGTTCCCTGGCAATCCATTGCTGAAGTCCCCAGATCTCAAACGCATCCGTTCTCTCTCAGATAAATACGATTTTGCAGTGGTTGTGGACGAGACCGTGGGGAATTTCCTCAACATCAATGTGCTGCCATATGCCGATATTGTGGTCAGCAGTCTAACAAAGATCTTCAGCGGAGACAGTAATGTCATGGGGGGTAGTGCTGTGCTCAATCCACATGGACGCTACTATTCATCTCTCAAAGACACTTTTGCCCGCGACTATGAGGATAATCTTTGGGCTGAAGACGCAATTTTCTTGGAGAGGAATAGCCGTGATTTTGTGTCAAGGATCGAGAAGATCAATAGCACCACCGAAGAGATTACAGAAATGTTGAAGGGCTCATCACTTGGTATGt TGAAAAACGTCTTCTACCCCAAATGCAACCCTTCAAGACCCTTATACGAAGCCTTTCGCCACTCCAACGGTGGCTATGGGGGTCTTTTCTCAGTTACTTTCTACTCAACCGCCCAAGCTGTTGCTTTCTTTGATCACCTGGAAGTCCTCAAGGGCCCCAGTCTCGGTACCAATTTTACTTTGAG TTCTCCCTACACTTTATTAGCCCACTACGGTGAGTTAGGTTGG GCAAGCTCTTTTGGTGTAGAATTTGACCTAGTAAGGATAAGCGTTGGCTTGGAGGATGTGTCTGATCTCCGCTATCGGTTTCAGCGGGCATTGGAGGCCGTGGCAAAGGTCAAGACGTAG
- a CDS encoding pre-rRNA processing protein Utp22 — protein MSAHTAKRRKLSPSPQITQRAGQSNASNLNGLLKMARNESSSMDGLIRRKKSDRSAELALASGVYKSNLFKLQLDELLTESRPNYDKHVSKLQDTLHRLKEVIDNIPERPPKPAVEAEKEFRSTHGILVPYPEPRPGRDTKYTVSYSKPTNVNVVGSFVLRTGVRASEPYTVDLAVTMPSSVFQEKDYVNYRFFHKRAYYIACLAAGIKDVENLDFDIKFAQQDGDSLRPLILLEPTDSAKNGSQSMRSQIRIFTAIEDTLFPIVRTLPMKNNVRQGSPDQPEPRAPTPFYNAALRSEATVAPFHKLLHSTAQICDSFRDACILGRIWLRQRGFGSSFQQGGFGGFEWTVLMSLLFEGGGFNGKPILLKSYSSYQLFKGTIQFLAGRNLLTPLLLFASDISSPTGTPMVYDGKRGLNILYKMSPWSYSLLRHEANITLRMLNESRDDNFDKVFIYKVNEPMLRFDRLITLPISESGTVLRTIHNHNAIYEVLKKALGDRVNLIYLFSHGAEPWSVERKFSRKAASAAIHVGLNLNPENAMRVVDHGPFAEQKEEAETFRSFWGEKAELRRFRDGTIRESLVWSDQPPSPSIVYQLLVYILRRHFNYEEDEIGYIGDEFDEKLRNSGNGIFLYSNPAFQLVTDAFNSLERSFQRMDEVPLTVRQLALASPLSRYSALRVQSASGLIRDPVDIVLQFESSSRWPDDLVAIQMTKVAFLIKIGDSLVSSAAASSCKVGLENESNRTLNNAFLDISHTSGVIFRLRIHHDREQLLLERQLKEKGASLQVKQEAAYTLSAYKRLFIQSPRLTQAIRTLCTRFPLLSPTIRLVKHWFNCHLFTGHVNEEVIELVVARVFTQPYPWDTPSSVMVGFLRTLHFLSRWDWQQDPLIVDLCGELDQDTIKAVRTRFSGWRSIDPAMNTVALFVASDIDPDGVTWTHYEMPPKVVAARMSMLAKGAVKLVRENGPTLDVSDLFHTSLAPYDFIINLRLKSLHDRPTSLLKYKNLNELDNKAQTAQLKVVKSFVRDLQACFSPNILFFHGDEHCDVLAGLWNPQTTKPKNWSLKLTYSSSPSILDGTKKEDGEVMINRDAILNEISRLGHGLVDSIEVFGTE, from the coding sequence ATGTCGGCTCATACagcgaagaggagaaagCTCAGCCCATCTCCGCAAATAACACAGAGAGCCGGGCAATCAAATGCTTCAAACTTGAATGGTCTCTTAAAGATGGCTAGGAATGAGTCTTCAAGTATGGACGGTTTGATAAGACGCAAAAAGAGTGATCGCTCTGCGGAGCTTGCGTTGGCTAGCGGTGTCTACAAGTCTAATCTCTTCAAGTTGCAGTTAGACGAACTTCTCACTGAATCAAGACCAAACTACGACAAGCATGTGTCAAAGCTTCAGGATACTCTTCATAGGCTGAAGGAAGTCATCGATAACATTCCCGAAAGACCCCCGAAACCAGCTGTTGAAGCCGAGAAGGAATTCCGCAGCACACATGGCATTCTCGTTCCATACCCCGAGCCACGTCCAGGGAGAGATACAAAGTACACTGTGTCATATAGCAAGCCAACGAATGTTAATGTGGTAGGGAGTTTTGTTCTTAGGACAGGGGTCAGAGCTTCTGAGCCTTACACAGTCGATTTGGCAGTGACGATGCCGAGCAGCGTTTTCCAGGAGAAGGATTATGTCAATTATCGGTTCTTCCACAAGAGGGCATACTATATCGCATGCCTTGCTGCTGGAATTAAAGATGTTGAAAATCTGGACTTTGATATCAAGTTTGCACAGCAGGATGGAGATAGTCTTCGCCCGCTTATTCTTCTAGAACCTACTGACTCGGCTAAGAATGGATCTCAATCCATGAGATCGCAGATCCGCATTTTCACCGCGATTGAAGACACTTTGTTTCCCATTGTTCGTACTCTTCCTATGAAGAATAACGTGCGTCAAGGTTCACCCGACCAGCCCGAACCTCGTGCGCCGACTCCTTTTTACAATGCAGCTCTTCGTTCCGAAGCTACAGTGGCACCCTTTCACAAACTCCTGCACTCGACAGCCCAAATATGTGATTCTTTTAGGGATGCTTGTATTCTTGGACGGATATGGCTCCGTCAGCGCGGATTCGGATCTTCTTTCCAACAAGGCGGGTTTGGAGGATTCGAGTGGACCGTTTTGATGTCTCTTTTATTTGAAGGAGGTGGCTTCAACGGCAAGCCAATACTTCTAAAATCGTACAGTAGCTACCAGCTATTCAAAGGGACCATTCAGTTTCTTGCAGGAAGGAATTTGCTAACTCCGCTCCTACTTTTCGCCTCTGATATTTCTTCCCCTACCGGCACGCCTATGGTGTACGATGGGAAAAGAGGGTTGAACATACTTTACAAAATGTCGCCGTGGTCCTATTCACTCCTTCGTCATGAAGCAAATATTACTCTCAGGATGTTGAACGAGTCTCGTGATGATAACTTCGACAAAGTCTTCATTTATAAAGTGAACGAACCTATGCTTAGGTTTGATCGACTCATCACACTGCCAATTTCTGAGTCAGGCACTGTTCTTCGAACCATTCATAATCACAATGCCATTTATGAGGTTCTCAAGAAAGCATTGGGCGACAGAGTGAATCTTATTTACCTGTTCAGCCATGGCGCCGAACCTTGGTCTGTGGAAAGAAAATTCTCGCGCAAAGCAGCGAGTGCAGCCATTCATGTTGGGCTCAACTTGAATCCTGAAAATGCTATGCGAGTCGTTGATCATGGCCCATTCGCcgaacagaaagaagaagctgaaactTTTCGGTCTTTCTGGGGGGAAAAGGCTGAGTTAAGACGTTTCAGAGACGGTACTATTCGAGAGAGCTTAGTCTGGTCTGACCAGCCGCCCTCTCCCTCTATAGTATATCAACTTTTGGTGTACATCCTCCGTCGTCATTTCAattatgaagaagatgagatcgGTTATATCGGCGACGAATTCGATGAAAAACTGCGCAATAGCGGGAATGGAATATTCTTGTATTCCAACCCTGCATTCCAGTTGGTCACTGATGCTTTTAACTCTTTGGAGAGGTCTTTTCAAAGAATGGATGAAGTGCCGTTGACTGTTAGGCAGCTGGCTTTGGCTAGCCCCCTTAGTCGATACTCCGCTCTTCGTGTCCAGAGTGCTTCTGGCCTCATTCGCGATCCGGTGGATATTGTTCTCCAGTTCGAAAGTTCCTCGAGGTGGCCGGATGATTTAGTGGCTATCCAGATGACAAAAGTGGCATTCTTAATTAAGATAGGTGACTCCTTGGTGTCATCTGCAGCCGCTTCGTCATGTAAAGTTGGCCTAGAGAACGAATCAAACCGGACGCTAAACAACGCTTTTTTGGACATATCCCACACGTCAGGAGTGATCTTCCGGCTAAGGATTCATCATGATCGGGAGCAGTTATTGCTGGAACGCCAGCTGAAGGAGAAAGGGGCGAGCCTGCAAGTAAAGCAAGAAGCTGCATACACCCTATCGGCGTATAAGCGACTTTTCATCCAATCTCCTCGTCTGACCCAAGCAATTCGTACCCTATGCACCAGGTTTCCCTTATTGTCACCTACAATCCGACTCGTCAAACATTGGTTTAACTGTCATCTGTTTACTGGCCATGTCAATGAAGAAGTAATCGAGTTGGTGGTGGCTCGGGTTTTCACTCAACCATACCCCTGGGATACTCCTTCAAGTGTTATGGTCGGCTTTCTAAGGActctccatttcctttcGCGCTGGGACTGGCAGCAAGATCCATTAATTGTCGATTTGTGCGGAGAGCTTGATCAGGATACTATCAAAGCAGTACGTACTCGCTTTTCGGGATGGCGAAGCATCGACCCTGCAATGAATACTGTTGCTTTGTTTGTGGCTTCCGACATAGATCCCGACGGAGTAACCTGGACACATTACGAAATGCCTCCGAAGGTAGTCGCAGCTCGGATGTCTATGTTGGCGAAGGGGGCTGTAAAGTTGGTACGGGAAAATGGGCCTACCCTTGATGTTTCCGACTTATTCCATACATCGTTGGCACCTTATGATTTCATTATCAATTTGCGCTTGAAAAGCTTGCATGATCGACCAACGTCATTATTAAAGTACAAGAACTTGAATGAGCTCGATAATAAAGCCCAAACAGCTCAACTCAAAGTTGTGAAGTCCTTTGTCCGCGATTTGCAGGCTTGTTTCAGCCCAaatatcctcttcttccatggtgATGAACATTGTGATGTGCTTGCAGGGCTCTGGAACCCACAGACAACCAAACCGAAGAACTGGAGCCTGAAATTGACATACTCGTCATCCCCATCGATATTGGATGGTACtaaaaaagaagatggcGAAGTTATGATCAATCGGGATGCTATCCTCAACGAAATATCGAGGTTAGGACATGGTCTAGTCGATAGCATCGAAGTTTTTGGCACGGAGTAG
- a CDS encoding ubiquitin carboxyl-terminal hydrolase → MTLRVKRRRLSRQPTMVNQLDNSANDPCRPATAQEKEKWNGFCELESEPALFNVMLREFGVKGVKVQEVVSLDEEMMAFLNKPVYGLIFLFRWREDDPEKQEASCPEGLWFANQTTSNACASVALLNIVNNIEGLELGDNLQHFKDFTMPFTPALRGDAISNFDFVKRIHNSFARKMDMLNSDLQLKNEATSRRSRSSKGNHDETEMDAGFHFIAFVPALGKVWKFDGLERQPQALGPCTPNEDWLGLVKPHLITRMTEYEEDQIEFSILSLVRDPLVDLIGKLAVNIKCLELLNQRLTTQAPAVAHSELPFASRILENTILGPDKSFDMTRESIDQAIVPVVLERYNLFSAQEIVDFQQKLCNEQQALRAAIRDEQQTQRADDDYAAGRRYDYGPAIRTWVRFLARKGVIESLIPMGEV, encoded by the exons ATGACTTTGCGTGTTAAACGACGACGGTTGAGTAGACAGCCAACTATGGTCAACCAATTGGATAACTCCGCCAATGACCCATGTCGGCCAGCAACGGcgcaggagaaggaaaagtggAATGGCTTTTGTGAGCTGGAGTCAGAGCCT GCTCTTTTCAATGTGATGCTGCGAGAGTTCGGGGTGAAAGGCGTCAAAGTGCAAGAAGTTGTATCATTAGATGAAGAGATGATGGCATTCTTAAA CAAGCCCGTCTATGGTTTGATTTTCCTGTTTCGTTGGCGGGAAGATGATCCCGAGAAGCAAGAAGCGAGCTGCCCAGAAGGGCTTTGGTTTGCAAATCAG ACCACTAGCAATGCTTGCGCTAGTGTGGCCCTACTAAATATTGTCAACAATATAGAGGGCCTCGAGCTCGGGGATAACCTACAGCATTTCAAGGACTTTACGATGCCATTTACTCCTGCGCTTAGGGGAGATGCGATCAGTAACTTTGATTTTGTCAAACGAATACATAATTCATTTGCAAG GAAGATGGACATGCTCAATTCAGATCTCCAATTAAAAAATGAGGCGACATCTAGGCGTTCTCGTTCCAGTAAGGGCAATCATGATGAAACTGAAATGGACGCAGGGTTCCACTTTATCGCGTTTGTCCCTGCGCTGGGGAAAGTCTGGAAGTTCGATGGCCTGGAACGCCAGCCCCAGGCACTCG GACCTTGTACCCCCAATGAGGATTGGTTGGGATTGGTAAAACCGCACCTTATTACCAGGATGACTgaatatgaagaagatcagaTTGAATTCTCAATCCTCAGTCTCGTTAGGGACCCGCTTGTAGACCTTATTGGCAAACTAGCCGTCAATATAAAGTGTCTGGAGCTGCTTAATCAGCGCTTAACTACCCAAGCTCCTGCAGTGGCCCACTCAGAATTGCCGTTTGCAAGCCGCATCCTTGAGAACACTATTCTGGGGCCGGATAAGTCCTTTGATATGACAAGGGAGTCTATCGACCAGGCAATTGTTCCGGTGGTATTGGAGAGGTACAATTTGTTCTCCGCGCAAGAAATCGTCGATTTCCAACAAAAGCTGTGCAATGAACAGCAGGCGTTACGAGCTGCGATTCGAGACGAGCAGCAAACCCAGCGGGCGGATGACGACTATGCGGCGGGGAGGAGGTACGATTACGGGCCAGCTATAAGAACATGGGTGCGATTTTTGGCCCGCAAAGGGGTGATTGAGAGTTTAATACCAATGGGGGAGGTATGA
- a CDS encoding putative oxysterol binding protein (oxysterol-binding protein-like protein 1) — protein MSPATASDAPENTPDDSSKLKTFLSILKKFIGVADIASVRFSLPAHLLEPTPNLEYWNYLDRPETFASIGQSDDPLGRTLEILRFWFTKDLKYIKGKPCKPYNSTLGEFFRATWDVDATLPEVQVHSKPGIATGISAAKDGNAEAVKVCYLTEQTSHHPPVSAFFIDCPQRGVSARGFDQISAKFTGTSIRVAPGQHNLGIFVRIAPRDNEEYQLTHPAAHLGGLLRGALAITVSDTCYVTCPKTRIKVILQYLEDGWIGRAQNRVEGVVFRYDPDMDTTTKIKDVPESDILAKISGSWHGQVYFTLAGTGEPQLLIDIAPLFPATKSVPPEGSQLSNESRKFWSSVTEAIVDKKYSQATRCKQNIEERQRQRAAERQAKNETWQPRFFTDAVTPLGKPELTEDGRKALKGLYNGDYSLEESETKGA, from the exons ATGTCTCCCGCGACAGCATCGGATGCTCCAGAAAACACTCCCGACGACTCCTCCAAGCTGAAGACCTTCCTTTCTATTTTGAAGAA GTTTATTGGGGTCGCTGATATCGCCTCTGTTCGCTTTTCATTACCTGCCCATCTTCTAGAGCCGACGCCCAATCTAG AATACTGGAACTACTTGGATAGACCAGAGACCTTTGCAAG CATTGGTCAGTCAGACGATCCGCTGGGCCGGACGCTTGAGATCTTAAGGTTTTGGTTCACAAAGGACTTG AAATACATCAAGGGCAAGCCGTGCAAGCCATATAATTCTACCCTCGGCGAATTTTTCAGA GCTACTTGGGATGTCGATGCTACCCTCCCAGAAGTACAGGTACATTCTAAGCCCGGGATAGCAACTGGAATCTCCGCCGCGAAGGACGGCAATGCTGAAGCGGTCAAAGTATGCTACCTGACTGAACAGACATCTCACCATCCACCAGTATCCGCATTTTTCATCGACTGCCCGCAACGAGGGGTTTCAGCACGTGGCTTTGACCAAATTAGCGCCAAATTTACAGGCACAAGCATTCGCGTTGCCCCTGGGCAACACAATCTGGGAATATTTGTCAGAATCGCCCCGAGAGATAACGAGGAGTATCAGCTGACCCACCCTGCTGCCCATCTGGGTGGCCTGTTGAGGGGTGCACTGGCCATAACCGTATCAGATACGTGCTACGTAACTTGCCCCAAAACACGCATCAAAGTGATTCTACAATACCTGGAAGATGGCTGGATTGGCCGAGCTCAAAACAGGGTTGAAGGAGTGGTCTTTCGATATGATCCCGACATGGACACCACGACAAAAATTAAAGATGTGCCAGAGAGCGATATTCTTGCCAAAATTAGCGGGTCATGGCACGGGCAAGTCTACTTCACCTTGGCTGGGACAGGTGAGCCTCAGCTTCTAATCGATATCGCCCCTCTTTTCCCAGCCACCAAGAGTGTGCCTCCTGAGGGGAGTCAATTGTCCAATGAGTCTCGCAAATTTTGGTCCAGCGTTACCGAGGCGATAGTAGATAAAAAGTATAGCCAGGCCACCAGGTGCAAACAAAATATTGAAGAGAGGCAGCGGCAAAGGGCTGCTGAGAGACAGGCAAAGAATGAGACATGGCAACCTCGGTTCTTCACGGACGCTGTTACTCCCTTGGGCAAACCAGAGTTGACTGAAGATGGGCGCAAGGCTCTTAAGGGGCTCTATAATGGTGACTACAGCTtggaagaaagtgaaacAAAAGGTGCATAG